The proteins below are encoded in one region of Bifidobacterium dentium JCM 1195 = DSM 20436:
- a CDS encoding ABC transporter permease, whose protein sequence is MTNRKMFFAMLWGAVFRRRSRAVMAVIASLVGAATLFCLASVCIAVPQQMNEEMRAYGANLIVTPADATSKSEGISTATITNVTALVTAEHSAKSAAYRYESVRINSAPYTLAGVNPKAVQTLNRHWNVTGDWPSEGNVMVGRDVADALGVHIGSRITIGYRASDNSAASSASGSSDSGESDNQSDENGSQMSDSGESDNQTVGKLGQTESQVKENGRVSSDIMNNEGTEFRVAGIVDTGGNEDSIVYATTADVAKLAGSKRGADVVEYSVNAMGDDLNAIVKTLNANPNTGVKAQTVTKITSSDTRIITMLQTLFWIVSLVVLVLTLVGVGTTISSIVSQRRNEIGLRKALGASSQAIGTEFYVESAIYGLIGGLFGTAIGYALARVLCVTVFERAIGFNWLLGLASLVLSMLIAVVASIPPVRRATRIDPAIVLREE, encoded by the coding sequence ATGACCAATCGCAAGATGTTCTTCGCCATGCTGTGGGGTGCGGTGTTCCGTCGCCGTTCGCGTGCGGTGATGGCCGTGATCGCATCGCTGGTAGGTGCGGCCACGCTGTTCTGCCTGGCTTCCGTGTGCATTGCCGTACCTCAGCAGATGAACGAGGAGATGCGCGCATATGGCGCGAACCTCATCGTCACCCCTGCCGATGCGACCTCGAAATCCGAAGGTATCAGCACGGCCACCATCACCAACGTGACCGCGCTCGTAACGGCCGAACACAGCGCGAAATCCGCCGCCTATCGTTACGAAAGCGTGCGCATCAACTCCGCACCGTATACGTTGGCCGGCGTCAATCCCAAGGCCGTGCAGACGCTGAACCGCCACTGGAACGTGACCGGTGACTGGCCGAGCGAGGGCAACGTGATGGTGGGCCGCGATGTGGCCGACGCACTCGGGGTGCATATCGGTTCGCGTATCACCATCGGCTACCGTGCCTCCGACAATTCGGCCGCGTCCTCCGCATCAGGATCGTCCGATTCTGGAGAATCGGACAACCAAAGCGACGAAAACGGGTCCCAGATGTCCGATTCTGGAGAATCGGACAATCAGACGGTGGGCAAACTGGGGCAGACCGAATCCCAAGTCAAGGAAAACGGCCGCGTCTCATCCGACATCATGAACAATGAAGGTACCGAATTCCGCGTGGCCGGCATCGTCGATACCGGCGGCAACGAGGATTCCATCGTGTACGCCACCACCGCTGATGTGGCCAAACTGGCCGGCTCCAAGCGTGGCGCCGACGTGGTCGAATATTCCGTGAACGCCATGGGCGATGACCTGAACGCCATCGTCAAAACCCTCAATGCCAACCCGAACACCGGCGTGAAGGCGCAGACCGTCACCAAAATCACCTCGTCCGATACTCGCATCATCACCATGCTGCAGACACTGTTCTGGATCGTATCGCTTGTCGTGCTGGTGCTGACGCTGGTCGGCGTGGGAACCACCATCAGCTCCATCGTGAGTCAGCGGCGCAACGAAATCGGCCTACGCAAGGCCTTGGGCGCGTCATCGCAGGCAATCGGCACCGAATTCTACGTGGAATCCGCCATCTATGGGCTCATCGGCGGTCTGTTCGGCACGGCCATCGGCTATGCGCTGGCCCGTGTGCTGTGCGTCACCGTATTCGAACGTGCCATCGGCTTTAATTGGCTGTTGGGCCTCGCATCGCTCGTGTTGAGCATGCTGATCGCTGTCGTCGCGTCCATTCCGCCGGTCCGCCGCGCAACTCGTATTGACCCCGCCATCGTTTTGAGGGAGGAATAA
- a CDS encoding ABC transporter permease, translating into MFFLRMIFRSFSRQFKRRLLIAVTVCLSATVSVAMLGVVFDVGDKLNAELSTYGSNITVQPKADAVVSDLYNTGGSSGSSSDSDPTAFLKESDAPKIKTIFWAFNITNFAPELNIHVDAGCSDGSASADSCKATNVPIVGTWFAKTLHMDSGESTVAGMNGMRSWWKLDGSWPKDDTEQGLIGTSLASQLGVKIGDTVTLGKTISTGERNQVKVKITGIYDSGDSDNNGMYIPSIVAQTLANLPDSIDKIEVKALTTPDNDLARKASKNPNALTQDEWETWYCTAYPSSIAYQIEEVIPGSVAKQVRQVAALQGDVLQKTQAVMVLMTVLSLVAAAIAVANLMAASIGERGSELALMKAIGATDGAVSRLMLAETAVISLVGALVGALFGSGVAQIVGHVVFGSGITMRPMVFVLVFVLLAVTVLIASFSSIRSILNLKPAEVLHGR; encoded by the coding sequence ATGTTCTTTCTCCGCATGATTTTCCGCTCGTTCAGCCGTCAGTTCAAACGCCGTCTGCTGATCGCCGTCACCGTGTGCCTGTCGGCCACCGTGAGCGTGGCCATGCTCGGCGTGGTGTTCGACGTGGGCGACAAGCTCAACGCGGAACTGTCGACATACGGCTCGAACATCACCGTGCAGCCGAAGGCCGACGCGGTGGTGAGCGACCTGTACAACACGGGCGGATCTTCGGGTTCGTCCTCCGATTCCGACCCGACCGCGTTCCTCAAGGAATCGGATGCGCCGAAGATCAAGACGATCTTCTGGGCATTCAACATCACCAATTTTGCGCCGGAACTCAACATCCACGTGGACGCGGGATGCTCGGACGGCTCGGCATCCGCCGATTCATGCAAGGCCACCAACGTGCCGATCGTGGGCACATGGTTCGCCAAAACCCTGCACATGGATTCCGGCGAATCCACCGTGGCCGGCATGAATGGCATGCGTTCCTGGTGGAAACTCGACGGTTCCTGGCCAAAAGACGACACCGAACAGGGACTGATCGGCACCAGCCTGGCTTCGCAGCTCGGCGTGAAGATCGGTGACACCGTCACGCTTGGCAAGACCATCTCCACCGGCGAACGCAATCAGGTGAAGGTGAAGATCACCGGCATCTACGATTCGGGCGATTCCGACAACAACGGCATGTACATTCCGTCCATCGTGGCGCAGACGCTGGCGAATCTGCCCGATTCGATCGACAAGATCGAAGTCAAGGCGCTGACTACGCCTGACAACGATCTGGCGCGCAAGGCATCGAAAAACCCGAATGCGCTTACGCAAGACGAGTGGGAGACATGGTACTGCACCGCATATCCGTCATCCATCGCCTATCAGATCGAAGAGGTGATTCCGGGGTCGGTGGCCAAGCAGGTGCGTCAGGTCGCCGCATTGCAGGGCGATGTGCTTCAGAAAACACAGGCGGTGATGGTGCTGATGACCGTGCTGTCGCTGGTCGCGGCCGCGATTGCCGTGGCGAATCTGATGGCCGCCTCGATTGGCGAACGCGGCTCCGAACTTGCTTTGATGAAGGCGATCGGCGCGACGGATGGTGCGGTTTCCCGCCTGATGCTCGCCGAAACCGCCGTGATTTCGCTGGTCGGCGCGCTGGTCGGCGCGTTGTTTGGCTCCGGCGTGGCGCAGATCGTCGGACACGTGGTGTTCGGCTCCGGCATTACGATGCGTCCGATGGTGTTCGTACTGGTGTTCGTGCTGCTTGCCGTCACCGTGCTCATCGCCTCGTTCTCGTCGATTCGTTCGATTCTGAACCTGAAGCCTGCGGAGGTGCTCCATGGCCGCTGA
- a CDS encoding FMN-binding protein, with amino-acid sequence MTDEKSTAVKVIALTAASLALLSACGEPKATPMDDEYAGNSGESVESQEDKSKTDGKATDNSSNDDDSVKNHADDSNSTKSDKKDTGNYADGTYSINGQYGPVGEDTIDVHLTVKDQNVTDVSIVGHPFTSISKKHQDAFAKAVPDAVVGKPLKDLKIDKIAGASWTTEAFNKALEVARQEASIQ; translated from the coding sequence ATGACTGACGAGAAATCGACTGCTGTGAAAGTGATCGCCCTGACCGCGGCGAGCCTTGCGTTGCTTTCGGCCTGTGGCGAGCCGAAAGCAACGCCGATGGACGACGAGTATGCCGGCAACTCCGGCGAAAGCGTCGAATCGCAGGAAGACAAGTCCAAAACCGACGGTAAGGCCACCGACAACTCCTCCAACGACGATGATTCCGTCAAAAATCATGCCGACGACTCGAATTCCACGAAGTCCGACAAGAAAGACACCGGCAATTACGCCGACGGCACCTATTCGATTAACGGCCAATACGGTCCGGTCGGCGAAGACACCATCGATGTGCATCTGACCGTCAAGGATCAGAACGTGACCGATGTGAGCATAGTCGGCCATCCGTTCACGTCCATCTCCAAAAAGCATCAGGACGCCTTCGCCAAGGCCGTGCCGGATGCCGTGGTGGGCAAGCCTCTGAAAGACCTCAAAATCGACAAGATCGCGGGCGCCAGCTGGACCACCGAGGCCTTCAACAAGGCCCTCGAGGTGGCTCGGCAGGAGGCTTCCATCCAGTAA
- a CDS encoding ABC transporter ATP-binding protein, whose amino-acid sequence MGSENILLELDHISKIYGDLHAVDDLNLTVPEGEWLAIVGSSGSGKTTLMNMIGCMDTPSKGSVMLEGRKLEDLNAKQLADVRKNMIGLVFQKFYLVPHLTAAENVMVAQYYHSVVDETQALEALERVGLKDRAHHLPGQLSGGEQQRVCIARALINCPKLILADEPTGNLDEKNEKIVLDLFRQLHEQGTTIIVVTHDALVASCAQREIMLNHGVLIGEKWNDEAARQAYEAAGGKPASTGSTAEGAQTGETAIEFADPTKAAKTGATE is encoded by the coding sequence ATGGGCTCCGAAAACATCCTGCTTGAGCTTGACCACATCTCCAAGATCTACGGCGACCTGCATGCCGTCGACGACCTGAATCTGACCGTGCCGGAAGGCGAATGGCTGGCGATCGTCGGCTCGTCCGGTTCCGGCAAGACCACGCTGATGAACATGATCGGCTGCATGGATACGCCGTCCAAGGGCTCCGTGATGCTTGAAGGCCGCAAACTTGAGGATCTGAATGCCAAGCAGCTCGCCGACGTGCGCAAGAACATGATCGGGCTCGTGTTCCAGAAATTCTATCTCGTGCCTCATTTGACGGCTGCGGAGAACGTGATGGTCGCGCAGTACTATCATTCTGTAGTCGATGAGACGCAGGCCTTGGAGGCGTTGGAACGCGTAGGATTGAAGGATCGCGCACACCATCTGCCAGGGCAGCTTTCCGGCGGCGAGCAGCAGCGCGTGTGCATCGCCCGAGCGCTGATCAACTGCCCGAAGCTGATTCTCGCCGACGAACCGACCGGCAATCTGGATGAGAAAAACGAGAAGATCGTGCTTGACCTGTTCCGTCAGCTGCATGAGCAGGGCACTACGATCATCGTCGTCACGCATGATGCGCTCGTCGCCTCCTGCGCGCAGCGAGAAATCATGCTCAACCACGGTGTGCTCATCGGCGAAAAGTGGAATGATGAAGCGGCAAGGCAAGCGTACGAGGCGGCCGGCGGCAAGCCCGCCTCCACCGGCTCGACCGCCGAGGGCGCGCAGACCGGCGAAACCGCCATCGAATTCGCCGATCCCACCAAAGCCGCCAAAACCGGAGCTACGGAGTGA